Genomic window (Primulina eburnea isolate SZY01 chromosome 8, ASM2296580v1, whole genome shotgun sequence):
TTACTGGTTCGTCGTACTGGGGCCTGACCCCTCGTTTCTTTTTATgctgtggttgtttttgatgccatagcaggttATCCAGGAGGATTTGACGCGTCTGGGGGAGCGTCAGGTAGAGGTGCCCAGTCGTCGAGTCAGGGTTGAGAGTTCccagatatatatatgtatcataCATTTACCGGGGAGATGCCTCGTGTAGCTGTACTATTACCTTTacgatgttttgaattgatagttgtgtgatcgagccttgccggctctgcatgtgtttagtcctggccagtgcggctataggtttgTGGATTGATGTTGTGACTTTATTTCGAGTTTATAAATGTTGTTTGTGATGTTTTGATAAttttgggatgtcctatttacgaataggtcatgccgaaatttctgtaggcccaaaatggaaaatttttaatcgctttcgctgtttacattaataaatcctgctgtttgataattaaatattaatcaggagcacgggcccccacagttggtatcagagcgtaactGGGATATGCTCGAATTAGAGTCTAGGGCACTTGAGTCTAgacacaaataaaatgattgcgtatgtgtttgactaTTTGCTCTTGTTTGAACTATGTGCGGTGATTTATTTGAATTAGCCTGATTTAGCACTGTTGATTAGGTTTTGACTTAGTTTAATAACTAGCTACGAGACTAAGTTTCAGCTTTCCTTTGGTTATTTTGTGCTTATTAAGTTATTTTGCCTTGATCTTAAATCCTTGTGTCGTATAGAATGGCACCTGGAGGAAGAGGCAAAAAGGGAAAAGAAGTTGTCCAGGAGTCTGAAGCCCAGAATGTTCGAGGACTTGAAGATATTGTCAGGGGTAGACGTGGTCGTCCTGCAGCCCAGGTTGCTAGAAACGTAGAGGAAGAAGTGAATCAAGAAGTCGAGCAATTGACTCAGAAAGTGGGTGGGATGCAATTAATAATTTCTCAATTTCAAGAATTACGTCCTCCCAAATTCTTCGGCACTGAAAATGGCGAAAAAGCATCCGGGTGGTTGAAAAGCATAAACCATCTATTTAATTTGCTCGAATATACCGAAAGTGTCAGACTGAAGCTGGCAATCTATCAGTTAAAAGATCGAGCACAACTCTGGTGGGAAGCTGCAGAGGAAGCACTGAAAGCATCTGGACAAACCATTACTTGGGAAGTATTCCGTACTCAATTTACCCAAGAATATGCACCTCCTTCTTATTATTATGGCAAGGAAGAAGAGTTCAACCAATTGGTGCAGGGAAATAAAACGGTTGTTGAATATGCTTCTCAATTTTCTGCTCTATTGCCATATGTGCCGCACGTTGCAAGAAATGACCAGTCCAAACTTTCTCGTTTCCTGCATGGGCTACAAGGGACTATTCATACTTTGGTGATGACTGGATCGCCTAATACATATGTTCAAGCTGTAGAAATGGCGAAGAAGATAGAGGCTAGTTTGCTCAGAGGAGAATCACGGCCAGCTCCAGTTCCAGTTCCAGCATCTACTTCTCAAGGATCTGTAAGTCATATGCCGATGCCAGCGGGTTTATCTCCTTATCAGCCTC
Coding sequences:
- the LOC140840107 gene encoding uncharacterized protein; amino-acid sequence: MAPGGRGKKGKEVVQESEAQNVRGLEDIVRGRRGRPAAQVARNVEEEVNQEVEQLTQKVGGMQLIISQFQELRPPKFFGTENGEKASGWLKSINHLFNLLEYTESVRLKLAIYQLKDRAQLWWEAAEEALKASGQTITWEVFRTQFTQEYAPPSYYYGKEEEFNQLVQGNKTVVEYASQFSALLPYVPHVARNDQSKLSRFLHGLQGTIHTLVMTGSPNTYVQAVEMAKKIEASLLRGESRPAPVPVPASTSQGSVSHMPMPAGLSPYQPQQSSQQPKQQRFRARGKQFKKRSQSSSSSSGSTRGSSVVGSSNAVYCDRCGGRHFSSQCIGVQGSCYICGQVGHFARVCPNAQRQQFQPQQSGQVPRGPAFQPYAPAQSFQQSGYPPPRGPPQQQFPVPQQARVHALTQDQAQDAPGGVIAGYPGGFDASGGASGRGAQSSSQG